A region from the Brassica napus cultivar Da-Ae chromosome C8, Da-Ae, whole genome shotgun sequence genome encodes:
- the LOC106358950 gene encoding uncharacterized protein LOC106358950: MASGHEIYALRAWMYNHKDPETGEVTKEYRAGLRGFLQQATNQPFAREHGKIFCPCRKCKNEPYLEIDTVKRHLYNRGFRPNYYIWFLHGEGASSSSTGQGFELPNYNADYVPREPNMFGNNAGDGYEQNMFGNNAGDGYEQNMFGNNAGDGYEQQGNRYHDMVTDALHEAAIPDSSREEPNIDAQRFYNMLDAANEPIYEGCREGLSRLSLASRMMTIKSDHNLNEKCMDSWAQLINEYLPEGNLAADNFYEIQKLVAGLGLPSEMIDVCTDNCMIYWKDDEKLTECRFCQKPRYQETTGRNPVPYKRMWYLPITDRLKHLYHSERTAASMRWHAQHSVKDGEITHPSDAKAWKHFQTVYSDFASEFRNVYLGLCTDGFSPFGMSGRQYSLWPVILTPYNLPPEMCMQREFLFLSILVPGPKHPKRALDVFLQPLIHELKMLWHHGVQTWDYSQQQNFNMRAVLMWTISDFPAYGMLSGWTTHGRLSCPYCMDRTDAFQLKNGRKSCWFDCHRRFLPPHHTYRKNKKLFRKNKVVHVPPPVMQPGASLLEQINYYGAKETCKVGGNWHTPPNMPDGYTASHNWHKKSIFWELPYWKDHLLRHNLDVMHIEKNVFENIMNTLLDVKGKSKDNLKSKLDLPELCARPELHVTREGKLPVPNFRLSGVAKQKLFDWVNSDVKFPDGYVSKFSRCIEQGKKFSGMKSHDCHVFMQRLLPFAMTELLPKHVHEAISGNKSDF, encoded by the coding sequence ATGGCGTCCGGACATGAAATATACGCGCTACGGGCATGGATGTACAATCATAAGGATCCGGAGACTGGTGAAGTAACGAAAGAGTATCGTGCTGGACTACGAGGATTTTTACAACAGGCAACTAATCAACCATTCGCAAGGGAGCATGGTAAAATCTTTTGTCCCTGTAGAAAATGCAAGAACGAGCCATATTTAGAAATAGATACTGTGAAGAGGCATTTATATAATAGAGGATTTAGACCAAATTACTACATATGGTTTTTGCATGGGGAAGGTGCATCAAGTAGTAGTACGGGTCAGGGATTTGAACTGCCAAATTATAATGCAGATTATGTTCCTCGTGAGCCAAATATGTTTGGAAATAATGCGGGTGATGGGTATGAGCAAAATATGTTTGGAAATAATGCGGGAGATGGGTATGAGCAAAATATGTTTGGAAACAATGCGGGGGATGGGTATGAGCAACAGGGAAATAGGTATCATGATATGGTTACAGATGCATTGCATGAAGCTGCTATTCCTGATAGTAGTAGggaagaacctaacatagacgcacaacgattttataatatgttagaCGCTGCCAATGAACCCATCTACGAAGGATGTAGAGAAGGGCTTTCTAGATTATCACTAGCATCTAGGATGATGACTATTAAAAGTGATCATAATCTAAATGAGAAGTGCATGGATTCGTGGGCTCAACTCATTAATGAGTATTTACCAGAAGGTAATCTTGCTGCTGATAATTTCTATGAAATTCAGAAGCTAGTTGCCGGTCTTGGTCTACCATCTGAAATGATTGATGTATGCactgacaactgcatgatttactgGAAAGATGATGAAAAACTGACGGAATGTCGATTTTGTCAAAAGCCAAGATATCAAGAAACCACAGGAAGGAATCCTGTGCCGTACAAACGTATGTGGTACTTACCCATCACAGATAGATTGAAGCATTTGTACCACTCAGAAAGGACAGCCGCGtcgatgagatggcatgcccaACATTCGGTGAAAGATGGCGAGATTACACATCCCTCAGATGCGAAGGCATGGAAACACTTTCAAACCGTATATTCCGACTTTGCGAGTGAGTTTAGGAACGTTTATCTTGGCTTATGCAcggatggatttagtccatttggtaTGTCTGGAAGACAATACTCTTTATGGCCTGTCATCTTGACGCCATACAACCTCCctccggagatgtgcatgcaaagaGAATTTTTGTTCTTGAGTATTCTAGTGCCTGGTCCAAAACATCCAAAGCGAGCACTTGATGTTTTTTTGCAACCTTTGATCCATGAGCTGAAGATGTTGTGGCATCATGGCGTGCAGACATGGGATTACTCGCAGCAACAGAACTTTAATATGCGTGCAGTGCTTATGTGGACCATTAGTGACTTCCCCGCATATGGAATGTTATCGGGTTGGAccacacatggaagattatcatgtccatattgtatGGATAGGACAGATGCTTTTCAGCTGAAAAATGGGAGGAAGtcatgttggtttgattgtcaccgtagGTTTCTTCCGCCGCATCATACATATCGTAAGaacaagaaattgtttaggAAAAACAAGGTAGTGCATGTTCCTCCCCCAGTAATGCAACCAGGAGCATCTTTGTTAGAGCAGATTAATTATTACGGTGCTAAGGAGACAtgtaaagttggaggaaattggcacaCTCCACCTAACATGCCAGACGGGTATACGGCATCTCataattggcataagaagagcaTATTTTGGGAACttccatattggaaggatcatCTCTTAAGgcacaaccttgatgtgatgcacATAGAGAAGAATGTTTTTGAGAATATCATGAACACTCTTTTGGATGTGAAGGGAAAGAGTAAAGATAATTTGAAATCGAAGTTGGATTTGCCAGAGTTATGTGCAAGACCAGAGCTGCATGTGACAAGAGAAGGAAAATTACCAGTTCCGAATTTTAGATTGTCTGGGGTGGCGAAGCAAAAGTTGTTTGACTGGGTAAATTCTGATGTAAAGTTTCCAGATGGATATGTGTCAAAATTCTCAAGATGCATCGAGCAAGGAAAAAAATTTTCTGGTATGAAGAGTCACGACTGTCACGTTTTCATGCAGCGGCTCCTACCGTTCGCAATGACGGAGCTATTACCGAAacatgttcatgaagcaatatCCGGTAATAAAAGtgacttttaa